The window CTCGAAGATCCATCCCCCGACCGTGCGGAGGCCCGAGGCGGCCGGACCCCGGGCCGACACCCGCGTTCGACCGCCGTCGCGGTCGGGGCCCGTCGTTCGACTGTCGTCAGTCCCGGTCCGGCCCCCGTTCGCTTTTCGTTCCTCAGTTCGCGCCGCTGAATCGACGCCGGACAGAGCCGACAGCGGCCCGCTACGCGTCGCCGTCGATCTCGCCGATGCCGGTGTAGTGATCCAGGAGTACCACGAGCACCGCCCCGACGACGGCCGCGGCGACGAACGCCGCGATGGCCGTCGGCGTCCAGGAGCGGCCGAGTTCGGCCAACTGGCCGCCGGTCCGGGCGACCGGCGCGCGCAGTGCCCCGACGATCAGCGCGACGAGGAACGCGAGCGTCGCCGTCCGGGCGCGTTCGAGCGCGGCCCGAACGGCGTGAGCGATCGTGAACAGGCCGACGAACGCGCCGGCGACGAACGCGACGACCACGGCGCCGTGTTCCCAGATGGGTGCGGTCGGGCCGCCGGTCGCGAGTGCCAGGAGCGCGTCGACGAACGCCGACAGCGTCCCCGTCATGTACTCGTACTGGCCCAGGATGATGAGCAGCAGCGACCCGGAGATCCCCGGGAGGATCATCGCGCTGACCGCGATCGCGCCGGCGGCGACGGTGACCGGGAGTCCGTCGCCGAGCGTCGCGGCCGCCTGCCCGGAGACGACGAACGCGAGGACGAAGCCGGCGACGGCGGCGGCCGCTCGGGGGAGCGTGTCGACGGCGACCTCCGAGAACAGCACCCACGCCGAGGCGGCGATGAGCCCGAAGAAGAACCCGAACGTGAGGACGGGGAAGTCCTGGATGCCGACGTGGACCACGCGGGTGATCGTCACGATCGCGGTGAGAATTCCCGCGCCGAGCACCAGCAGGAAGCCGGCGTCGACCGCGCGGAGCGCGTCGACGGCGTCCTCGCGGCGACCCGGGAGGAATCCGAAAAGGACGGCTCGGATCCGGGCGGGCGAGACGGCCGTGATCGCGGCGATCAGCCGCTCGTAGATCCCGGTCACGAGCGCGATCGTTCCGCCCGAGACGCCGGGCACGGCGTCGGCCGCGCCCATACAGATTCCCTTCAGATAGACGACCAGCCACGACGTCCCGGCGACCGTCGGCCGGGACGTCACGGCGTCGGGGGACCGCTCTGCCGTCCCGTGAGAGCCGTCTCGGTCTTTCGACATAGGACTCGGTTCGCTCTCACCCTACTCCGGGTTTTCGCTTCTGTCCGCTCGGGACCGGGTCGGAACCGGGGCCCACTCCCCGAACGCGAAAATTGAAACGATCGGCCGGCGTCGACTCGGGTATGCAACTGAGCATCGTCGGCAGCGGCTACGTCGGGACGACGATCGCGGCGTGTTTCGCCGAGGTGGGCCACGACGTGGTCAACGTCGACATCGACGAGGATATCGTCGCGACGCTCAACGACGGCGACGCGCCGATCCACGAACCCGGCCTCGACGACCTCGTCGCAGAGCACGCCGGCGACCGACTGCGCGCGACGACCGACTACGGGGCCGTCCGCGACACGGACGCCACCTTCCTCGCGCTCCCGACCCCCTCCGAGGACGACGGCCACATCGACCTCTCGATCATGAAGGCCGGCGCGCGCTCGCTCGGCGCGGCGCTCGCCGAGAAGGACGGCCACCACCTCGTCGTGACCAAGAGCACGGTCGTGCCGACCACGACCGAGGAGGTGATCGCCCCGATCCTCGAAGAAGAGTCCGGCAAGACGCTCGGCGAGGACGTCGACGTCGGGATGAACCCCGAGTTCCTGCGCGAGGGCAGCGCCGTCGAGGACTTCCTCTCCCCCGACAAGGTCGTCCTCGGCTCCGAGACCGAGCGCGCGGCCGAGACGCTCCGCGACGTGTTCGACCCCCTCGTTGCGCGCGCGGACGATCCGCCGGTCGTCGAGACGGGCGTCGCCGAGGCGGAGATGATCAAGTACGCCAACAACGGCTTCCTCGCGGCGAAGATCTCGCTGGCGAACGACATCGCGAACATCTGCAAGGAGTACGGGATCGACTCCGAGGAGGTCCTCTCGGCCATCGGTCTGGACCACCGGATCGGCTCGGCGTTCCTCGGTGCGGGCGTCGGCTGGGGCGGCAGCTGCTTCCCGAAGGACGTCGCCGCGATCATCGCGGCCGCTCGCGACGTGGGCTACGACCCGGCGATGCTCGAGGCCGCCGTCGAGGTGAACGACCGACAGCCGGTCCGCCTGCTGGGTCGCCTCCGCGAGCACCTCGATCCCGACGGCGCTCGCGTGGCGGTGCTCGGCCTCGCGTTCAAGCCCGGCACCGACGACGTCCGCAACTCCCGCGCCATCCCGCTCGTGGAGGCCCTGCTGGATGCGAACGCGGATGTCGTCGGCTACGATCCCGTCGCCACCGAGAACTTTCGAGAGAAGTACCCGGAAATCGAGTACGCCGACTCCGCCGGCGAGGCGCTCTACGGCGCGGACGCCGCGCTTGTCGTCACCGACTGGCCCGCGTTCGCCGACCTGGATGCCGAATTCGACGCGATGGCGACGCCGGTCGTCGTCGACGGCCGACGGATCGTGACGCGGCGCGAGGGCATCGTCTACGAGTCGCTGGTGTAAGCTCGGAAGGGCTTTTCCGGCGGCCTCCGAGCGTCGAGAGGCGATTCGGATGGTATGGCGAATAGTCGGCACACCCACTCCCACGTCGACGTGCCGAACAACCGCTGCCCGACGCGGGGCGTTTCTCAGGTCACGGCGGCGATGGTCCCGCCTTCGTATATAAATTCGCCCCCCAGACGACGAGTGGCTGTTGCGGAGCACGGTCCGGCCACCGACAGACACGGAAACCTACTTCCGGCCGTCGTTCGTCTCACAGGTATGCTCTCGCTCGCGCTCGCCGGCAAGCCAAACGCCGGCAAGTCTACCTTCTACAAGGCCGCGACGATGGCCGACGTCGACGTCGGCAACTACCCGTTCACGACGATCGACCCGAACCGCGGCGTGACCCACGCCCGGACGCGCTGTCCCTGTCTCGACCGCGAGGAGCGCTGCGGCAACTGCGAGGACGGCGTCCGCTACGTCCCCGTCGAACTGCTCGACGTCGCCGGACTCGTGCCCGGCGCACACGAGGGACGCGGCCTCGGGAACCAGTTCCTCGACGCGCTCACCGACTCCGATGCGATTCTCGCCGTCCTCGACGCCGCCGGCGGCACCGACGCCGAGGGCGAACCCGTCGAGATCGGGACGTACGATCCCGTCCAGGAGGCCGATTTCGTCGAGGCCGAACTCGAACAGTGGCTCGCGGGGATCATCGAGCGGAACTGGGAGTCGATCGTCCGGAAGTCTCGCTCGCCCGACTTCGACATCGACGAGGCCCTGACGGAGATGCTGACGGGATTCGGCGCGACCGAGTACGACGTGGCGGCGTCGCTGCGGGCGGTCGAATATCCCGACGACCCCCAGCAGTGGAGCGACGACGACCGCGAGCGACTGGCGCGGGACGTCCGCGAGCGGACGAAGCCGATCGTGCTCGTCGCCAACAAGGCCGACGTCGCGCCGCCGGAGAACCTCGACCGACTCGGGGAGTCGGACAAGCCCGTCGTGTCGTCGACGGCCGACGGCGAACTCGCGCTGCGGACGGCCGCGGAGGCGGGCGTCGTCGAGTACCTCCCGGGCGACGAGGACTTCACCGTCGTCGGCGACGTCTCCGAGGAGCAGCGCGCGGGGCTGGAGACGATCCGCGAGGTGATGGCCGAGCACGGCGGGACCGGCGTCCAGCGCGCCGTCGACACCGCCGTCTACGACGTCCTCGATATGGTGACCGCCTACCCCGTCCAGAACGAGACGAAGTGGACCGACGGCACCGGAGAAGTGCTCCCCGACGCGTTTCTCCTGCCCCGCGGGTCGACGCCGAAGGATCTCGCGTACGCCGTTCACTCCGACATCGGCGAGGGATACCTCCACGCGGTCGACGGGAAATCCAACCGCCGGATCGCCGAGGACTACCAGTTGGAAGAGGGCGACGTGATCAAGATCGTCAGCACGGCGTCGTAGGCTCCGAAGCTATTGTGGACGCTCGGTATTCGGTTAGGTCAGATTGCCAGTAGAACGACTATTTAGCGGGCGTACGAACCGGATTTTCAGCGTTCGCGCGAACGAGCGGTCCGAAGGACCCGGTAGTGAGCGCGATTCACCGAGAGCGAAGGCCTCGCTCTCGGGTTTTTTGGTCCAGATTTTTGCGCCGAGTGGTGCGCGTCGCGCACCCGAGGCGTAAAAAGGTGGGTTTTAGACCACCGCGTCGTACGCCTCGCCCATAACGTCGAGCGCCTCGTGCAGCGAGTCCTCGTCGGTCGCGTAGGAGAGACGAGCGTACCCCTTCCCGTGTTCGCCGAACGCCTCGCCGGGCACGACGATGACGCCCCGATCCAGGCACTCGTCGACGAAGCCCTCCGGGACCTCCGGCATACAGTAGAACGCGCCGCCGGGCGTCGGGACGTCGAGTCCGATGTCCGTGAGGCCGTCGACGACGATGTCGCGCCGGCGCTCGAACGATTCGGTCATCTCGCCCACCTGGTCTTGCGGCCCGGTGAGCGCCGCCTCGGCGGCGAACTGCGACGGCGCGGCGGCGCAGGCCTGGGCGTACTGGTGGACGCGGAGCATCCGCTCGATTCGGCGCGTCGAGGAGACGACCCAGCCGAGTCGCCACCCGGTCATCGAGTAGAGCTTCGAGGCCGAGTTGACGACGACGACGTTGTCGCTGTCGGCGAACTCCAGCGGCGAGCGGAACTCGCCGTCGAAGACGGTGTACTCGTAGACCTCGTCGGAAATACAGAGGACGTCGTGCTCGTCGGCGATGCGGGCGAACTCCCGGACGTCCTCGGGCGGCGAGACCGCGCCCGTGGGATTGCCGGGGCTGTTGACGACGAACGCGGCGGTGTCGTCGGTGATCGCCGCCTCGATCGCGTCGGGGTCGATCGTCAGGTCGTCGCGGAGCGGGACCGGCACGGGCGTCCCCCCCGTGAGGCGCGTGAGCGCGTCGTAGGAGACGAACCCCGGATCCGGGATGATGACCTCGTCGCCGGCGTCGACGTGGGCCTCTAAGGCGATGTGCAGCGCCTCGGAGCCGCCGGCGGTGGCGATCACGTCGCCGGGGTCGACGTCGAGCCCCTGATCGCGGGCGTGTTTGTCTGCGATGGCCTCGCGAAGGGACGTCAACCCCTTGTTCTCGGTGTAGCCGTCGGCGAGCCCCTCGCGGATCGCTTCGGCGGCGGCCTCCCGCGCGTGGGTGGGAGCCGAGAAGTCCGGCTGTCCCAGTCCGAGGTTGATCGCGTCCTCGCCCGCGGCCTCGAAGACCTCGCGGATGCCGCTGATCGACACCTGCTCGACTCGCTCGGAGAAGTGCGTCATACTCTGGCTCGGGTGGGCCACCGAGTTAGGTTTTCCTTCCTCGGTCGACTGTCGGCGGCACTCGCGCAACCGGGGACCGATACCAGAGATTATCTCCTGTTTCTGTGACGCTACCGGGACCCGTCGGGACCACACCGTATGGTCGTTGCACCGCGCAGAACAGCCGATATCGGGATTCAGAAGCGTCGAGCCTTCGAGCGACGTTCGCCGCGTGCACGGTCCAAATATACGTAGGGCACTAAGGGAGGACAAATGAAGAGCGACTCGAAAGTCGACCGGGCGGGCGTCTCGCGACGGCGGTTCCTTCAGGCTGCGGCCGCGACATCGGCAGTCGGCGGCGTCGCCGGATGCGTCGGTGGAACCGGCGGGTCGAGCGGCGGCCTCGACGAGATCCGCGTGGCGTACATGCCCATCTACCCGGATATGCAGTACTTCATCATACAGGAGGAGGGGTACTTCGACGAGCTGTCGGCGACGGTCTCCGGAGAGGTGTTCTCCGACGGTCCGAGCATCGTGCAGGCCTCCGCGACGGGCGATTTCGACGTGATGCTGTTCGGTATCGTCCCCGCGATGATCGTGATGGACAAGGACATCCCCGCGAAGATCACCGCCGCGAACATCCAGAACGCGATGCAGGTCCTGGCGCACGACGACTTCGCGGCGATCTGGGCGGACGCCGACTCGGGCGCGGACGCCTTCGCCCGATTCGAGGAGGAAGAGGGACGGAAGTTCACCTTCGGGACGTTCCCGCCCGGATCGGTTCCGGACATCCTGCTCCGCTACTGGCTGTCGGAGATCGTCGGCGTCGACCCCGAATCCGACGTGAACATCACCGCGCTCGGCGGCGCGGGACCGGTCCGGCAGGCGCTCCTCGCCGGCGAGGTCGACGGCACGTCGATCATGGAACCCGTGCCGACGGTCGTCGAGATGCGTGACGCGCCGTATCAGTCGATCGCCTGGGCGGGCGACTTCATGCCCGGTCAGCCCGCGGCGGTGACGCTGATGCACGACCGGCTCCGCGAAGACAACCCCGAGCAGGCGGCCGCCTTCGTCGAGCAGCACCAGCGCGCGACGAACTTCGCCAACGAGAACCCCGACGGGGCCGCACGGCACGCCAGCACCGTCATCGGCGAGTCGTCGCTGCCGGTCGAGACCGCGCGCCGGGCGATGGACTCGCCCGCCTCCGACTTCATCACCGACCCGCACAAGATCGCGGACGGCGCGCAGATCTTCTCGGAGTACGCCGCGAACGCGGGGCGGATCGAGGAGGCGCTCTCGAACGACGACCTGTTCGACTTCGGGGTGTACGACTCCCTATGAGCCTCGAATCCGGCGCGACGGCGGAGGCGGGGACGCCGGACGCGGCGCGGACGGGGGACGACGAGGGCGTGACGGCGACCGGTTCGCTCTCGGACCTCGACACGGCCGGACTCGCCTACGGCGCGGCCGGGACGGCGGTCTTCCTCACGGTCTGGCAGGCGGCGGCGATGGCGGTCGGCCGGACGTATCTGCTCCCCTCGCCGGTCGAGGTCGCGACCGCGTTCGCCGTCGAACTCACCGCGCCGACGACGTTCACGGTCCCGTTCGTGGGCGTCTCGCTCCCGGCGACGCGGCTCGTCGCGAACCTGCTGCAGAGCCTCCTCCATTACCTCCCGGGGCTGGTCGTCGGGAGCGTCCTCGGCATCTCGCTGGGCGTCGCGATGGGCTGGAGCGGCCGCCTCGACGACGCGCTCACGCCGGTGACGCGCTTTCTCCGACCGATCCCGCCGCTGGCGTGGATCGTCTTCGCCATCGTCTGGATCGGGATCGGCCACGGCGGCGCGGCGTTCATCGTCGGGATCGGCGCGTTCTGGATCAACTTCTACAACGCCTACGCCGGCGTCGAGGGCGTCTCGACGCACCTCAGGGAAGTCGCCGAGACCCTCGGCGTCGACGACGACCTCACGATGGTCCGCAAGGTGATCCTGCCGGCGGCGACCCCCTCGATCGCGACGGGGATCCGGACGAGCATCGGGCAGTGTTGGATGATCGTCGTCGCCGCCGAACTGTTCGGCGCGCCCGGCGTCGGCTTCCAGATCATCAACGCGGCACAGAACCTCGCGACCGACGTGAGCGTGGCGTACATGGCCGTCATCAGCCTCGTCTTCCTCGTGAGCGACGGGGCGTTCCGGCGGGTCGAACGGAGGGCGCTGGCGTGGCGGGACTGAGCGACTCCTCCGAGAGCGAAGTAAACCACGCGACGACGCCCAAGGTCGTCGTCGACGGCGTGAGCAAGGTCTACGAGTCCGAGCGCCAGCGCGTCGAGGCGCTCTCGGACGTGAACTTCTCCGTCTCCGAGGGCGAGTTCGTCTGCCTCGTCGGTCCCTCGGGCTGCGGGAAGACGACGCTCTTCCGGACGATCGCCGGACTCGAAGCGCCGACCGGCGGCGAGATCCGCCTCGACGGCGACCCGGTCACCGGGCCGGGCACCGACCGCGGGATGGTCTTCCAGGAGTACGGCCTGTTCCCGTGGCGCACCGTCCGCGGCAACGTCGCCTTCGGTCTCGAAGAACAGGGCGTCGACGAACCCGAGCGGAGCCGTCGCGTCGACGAGATGCTCGGACTCGTCGGCCTGGAGGATTTCGCCGACGCCTACCCGAAGGAACTCTCCGGCGGGATGAAACAGCGCGTCGGCATCGCCCGTGCGCTCGCCGTCGACCCGGAGATCCTGCTCGCGGACGAGCCGTTCGGGAGCGTCGACGCCCAGACACGGGACATGCTCCACGGGGAACTGCTGCGGATCTGGGCGGAGACGGGGAAGACGGTGCTTTTCGTCACCCACGACGTCGAGGAGGCGGTGAAGCTCGCCGACCGCGTCGTCGTGATGGCCGCCGACCCGGGACGCGTCCGCGAGGTCGTCGCCGTGGACATCGATCGACCGCGCGGGCGGACGGACCCGGAATTCGGCGAGTACGTCGACCGGGTCCGCTCGCTCATCGGCGAGTAGCGGTCGCCGTGGGGCTACTCTCCACGCTCGTGGGCCTCGCGAAGCGTCTCGACGTGTTTCATCACCACCGCCAGCGTCGCGTCCGCGTCGGTGTAGCCGCGGTCGTAGTCCTCGTGCGCGGCGTCGACGTCGCTGAGGAACTGCGCCACGGATTCGTCGAGGTCGGGAGTCGCGTCGTCGGCCGTCTCGGAAGCGTCAGTCATACGCCGTGATCCGGCCGCAGTGTACAAAAACACGGCGTCACGAGGATCGCCGAGCCACCCGTCACGAAAATCGTCGAGCCACCCGTCACGAAAATCGTCGAGCCACCCCTCACGAAAATCGTCGAGCCACCCCTCACGAGGGGCGTCCGACGAACCGCCGTCCGACGGTCGGTGACCGATCGACGGCCGGGTGATCCGTCGACGATGGGGCACTCGGTCGACGACGGAGCGACCGGCCGACAGTATATATACGATCGCGACGCAGGACCGTGTGTGATCACGCTGCGGTTCGAGGACGGCACGATCCGCGTGGGGGGCCTCGACGAGTCGGACGCGGAGATCGAGTCGCTCCCGGGTGTCGCGTGGGACGACCGGGGACTCGTCGCGCGCGCGCCGGCCCACCGGTACGCCGAGTTGCGAGCGGCTCTCGACGAGGCCGGGATCCGCTTCGAGGATCGGGTCCGCCCCGAGGAACGGCTGTCGCTGTCGCACGCCTACGACCTCCGCGAGTACCAGCGCGAGGCGGTCGAGGCCTGGCGCGCCAACGGCGACCGCGGCGTCGTCGAACTGCCGACCGGTGCCGGGAAGACCGTCCTCGCGATCGACGCGATCGCCGCGCTCGGCGTCCCGACGCTCGTGGTCGTGCCGACGATCGACCTCCTCGAACAGTGGCGACGCGAACTCGAAACCGAGTTCGACGTCCCGGTGGGACAGTTCGGCGGCGGCGAGCAGACTCGGGAGTCCATCACGGTGTCGACGTACGACTCGGCCTATCTGCGCGCGGAGGACGTCGGCGGCGACTTCGGCCTCGTCGTCTTCGACGAGGTCCACCACCTCGGGGGCGAGGGCTACCGCGACGCCGCCCGTCTCCTGGCCGCGCCCGCGCGGCTCGGACTCACGGCGACGTTCGAGCGCCCCGACGGCGCACACGAGGCCGTCGCCGATCTCGTGGGGCCGAAAGTGTACGAGGCCGACGTCGACGACCTCGCGGGCGAGCACCTGGCGGACTACGAGGTCCGACGGATCGAGGTCGCGCTCGGCCCCGACGAGCGGGCGGCCTACGAGGAGGCCCAGGGCACGTTTGTCGACTACCTGAAGCGCTCGAACCTCTCGCTGCGGAGCGGCTCGGACTACCGAAAACTGGTGATGCGCTCGGGGAGCGATCCGAAGGCGCGGGAGGCGCTGCTGGCGAAACAGCGCGCGCGGCGGATCATGATGAACGCGGACGCGAAGGTCGACACCCTGGGCCGGTTGCTTGACCGCCACCGCGAGGACCGGGTCATCGTCTTCACCGCTCACACCGACCTCGTCTACCGGCTCTCCGAGCGGTACCTGCTGCCGGCGATCACCAGCGAGACCGGGGCCGAAGAACGGCGAGAGATCCTGGAACGGTTCCGAGAGGGCACGTACTCGCGGGTCGTGACGGCGAACGTCCTCGACGAGGGGGTCGACGTCCCCGACGCCAACGTCGCGGTCGTCCTCGCCGGGTCGGGCTCCGAGAGAGAGTTCACCCAGCGGCTCGGCCGGATCCTCCGCCCGAAGGCCGACGGACGAGGGGCCCTGCTCTACGAGGTCGTGAGCGAGGAGACCGCGGAGGAGCGCGTGGCGGACAGACGGCGGTGATCCACGCGAGGGGACCGCGCTCTCCCCATCAATCGACGTCGACGCCGAGGTCGCCGCCGCTCGCGAACTCCTCGTAGGAGACGTCGAAGGTGACCGACCACTCGGCCGTCGCGCCGGGGTCGACGGCGAGAGACGTCTCCCGGACGAACGGCTCGCCGTCGACCCGTGCGGTCACGGTCACCGTCGCCGTTCGCTGGACGTCGCCGCGGTTCTCGACGGTCCCGAACACGCGGAGCGACCCCTCGTCGTCGGCCTCGAAGTCGAACGTCCCGACGACGAGATCCGGGCGATCGGGCGTCTGCCGGGGCTGGTCGGCCGGCGCGTCGGGCGGGTTCCGCGGACCGGTCGCGCGTGGAAACGCGCCCAGACAGCCGCCGAGGAGCGCCGCGAGCGAGACGCCGGCGGCCCCGAGGACGGTTCGCCGTTCCATCGTCCGTCAGAGGCCCGGCCGTGGGCATCGGTCTTTCGGTGGCGGCGTCCGGGCGCCCCGTCCGAGGGCGGCAGTCTCTTGACCCGCCGCCCCGAAGTCGTCGCCGTGCTGAGGAAGGACCTCCTCCGGGTCTCCCGGGCGGGCGGCGGCTACCACCCCCAGTTCGCCGGGCGGGGCGAGCGCCCGCTCGCCGCCCGGGTCGTCGGCGTCTTCCAGGGACACGTCGGGGAGCCGCGACACCGACTCGACGACGCGCTCGACGACCTGGAGCGCGAGGCCGACGACTTCAAACTCGTCAGGGGGTTCGCCGCGCTGCTCGAACGGGAGGCGGTCTTCGAGACGCGCGCGCCGCTCCCGCCCGAGCGCGTCCGCCGCGTGGTCTTCGAGTCCGCCGAGTCGGCGGGTGGAGTCGTCGACGGCGAGGACCGGCGAGCGGCGCTCGAATCCGCGGCCGATCGGCTCGGGACCGGGGTCGAGGCGATCGAGCGGTCGCTGTACGCCGACCGCGACGTCAACGAGGTGCTCTCGGAGTTCGACCCGCGCTGGGGGCCCGACGAACTCGTCGAGCAGTACAACCTCTCGCTGGCCCAGACCGCGCTGTTCGACGCGACGGAGGTCCGGATCCGCAGTTCGGACCCGAAGCGGCTCGTCTCGGCGGTCAAGCGGCTCGGGCTCCTCTACGAGATCGAGCGGCGAGGTGACGGTGTCGGGGGGACCACGGCAGCCGACCGCGACGACGACGGAGGAGCGGACGGTCCCTCGGGCGAGGAAC is drawn from Halobellus limi and contains these coding sequences:
- a CDS encoding DUF368 domain-containing protein produces the protein MGAADAVPGVSGGTIALVTGIYERLIAAITAVSPARIRAVLFGFLPGRREDAVDALRAVDAGFLLVLGAGILTAIVTITRVVHVGIQDFPVLTFGFFFGLIAASAWVLFSEVAVDTLPRAAAAVAGFVLAFVVSGQAAATLGDGLPVTVAAGAIAVSAMILPGISGSLLLIILGQYEYMTGTLSAFVDALLALATGGPTAPIWEHGAVVVAFVAGAFVGLFTIAHAVRAALERARTATLAFLVALIVGALRAPVARTGGQLAELGRSWTPTAIAAFVAAAVVGAVLVVLLDHYTGIGEIDGDA
- the aglM gene encoding UDP-glucose 6-dehydrogenase AglM, with amino-acid sequence MQLSIVGSGYVGTTIAACFAEVGHDVVNVDIDEDIVATLNDGDAPIHEPGLDDLVAEHAGDRLRATTDYGAVRDTDATFLALPTPSEDDGHIDLSIMKAGARSLGAALAEKDGHHLVVTKSTVVPTTTEEVIAPILEEESGKTLGEDVDVGMNPEFLREGSAVEDFLSPDKVVLGSETERAAETLRDVFDPLVARADDPPVVETGVAEAEMIKYANNGFLAAKISLANDIANICKEYGIDSEEVLSAIGLDHRIGSAFLGAGVGWGGSCFPKDVAAIIAAARDVGYDPAMLEAAVEVNDRQPVRLLGRLREHLDPDGARVAVLGLAFKPGTDDVRNSRAIPLVEALLDANADVVGYDPVATENFREKYPEIEYADSAGEALYGADAALVVTDWPAFADLDAEFDAMATPVVVDGRRIVTRREGIVYESLV
- a CDS encoding redox-regulated ATPase YchF; translated protein: MLSLALAGKPNAGKSTFYKAATMADVDVGNYPFTTIDPNRGVTHARTRCPCLDREERCGNCEDGVRYVPVELLDVAGLVPGAHEGRGLGNQFLDALTDSDAILAVLDAAGGTDAEGEPVEIGTYDPVQEADFVEAELEQWLAGIIERNWESIVRKSRSPDFDIDEALTEMLTGFGATEYDVAASLRAVEYPDDPQQWSDDDRERLARDVRERTKPIVLVANKADVAPPENLDRLGESDKPVVSSTADGELALRTAAEAGVVEYLPGDEDFTVVGDVSEEQRAGLETIREVMAEHGGTGVQRAVDTAVYDVLDMVTAYPVQNETKWTDGTGEVLPDAFLLPRGSTPKDLAYAVHSDIGEGYLHAVDGKSNRRIAEDYQLEEGDVIKIVSTAS
- a CDS encoding pyridoxal phosphate-dependent aminotransferase, with the protein product MTHFSERVEQVSISGIREVFEAAGEDAINLGLGQPDFSAPTHAREAAAEAIREGLADGYTENKGLTSLREAIADKHARDQGLDVDPGDVIATAGGSEALHIALEAHVDAGDEVIIPDPGFVSYDALTRLTGGTPVPVPLRDDLTIDPDAIEAAITDDTAAFVVNSPGNPTGAVSPPEDVREFARIADEHDVLCISDEVYEYTVFDGEFRSPLEFADSDNVVVVNSASKLYSMTGWRLGWVVSSTRRIERMLRVHQYAQACAAAPSQFAAEAALTGPQDQVGEMTESFERRRDIVVDGLTDIGLDVPTPGGAFYCMPEVPEGFVDECLDRGVIVVPGEAFGEHGKGYARLSYATDEDSLHEALDVMGEAYDAVV
- a CDS encoding ABC transporter substrate-binding protein, with translation MPIYPDMQYFIIQEEGYFDELSATVSGEVFSDGPSIVQASATGDFDVMLFGIVPAMIVMDKDIPAKITAANIQNAMQVLAHDDFAAIWADADSGADAFARFEEEEGRKFTFGTFPPGSVPDILLRYWLSEIVGVDPESDVNITALGGAGPVRQALLAGEVDGTSIMEPVPTVVEMRDAPYQSIAWAGDFMPGQPAAVTLMHDRLREDNPEQAAAFVEQHQRATNFANENPDGAARHASTVIGESSLPVETARRAMDSPASDFITDPHKIADGAQIFSEYAANAGRIEEALSNDDLFDFGVYDSL
- a CDS encoding ABC transporter permease, with the protein product MSLESGATAEAGTPDAARTGDDEGVTATGSLSDLDTAGLAYGAAGTAVFLTVWQAAAMAVGRTYLLPSPVEVATAFAVELTAPTTFTVPFVGVSLPATRLVANLLQSLLHYLPGLVVGSVLGISLGVAMGWSGRLDDALTPVTRFLRPIPPLAWIVFAIVWIGIGHGGAAFIVGIGAFWINFYNAYAGVEGVSTHLREVAETLGVDDDLTMVRKVILPAATPSIATGIRTSIGQCWMIVVAAELFGAPGVGFQIINAAQNLATDVSVAYMAVISLVFLVSDGAFRRVERRALAWRD
- a CDS encoding ABC transporter ATP-binding protein, whose protein sequence is MAGLSDSSESEVNHATTPKVVVDGVSKVYESERQRVEALSDVNFSVSEGEFVCLVGPSGCGKTTLFRTIAGLEAPTGGEIRLDGDPVTGPGTDRGMVFQEYGLFPWRTVRGNVAFGLEEQGVDEPERSRRVDEMLGLVGLEDFADAYPKELSGGMKQRVGIARALAVDPEILLADEPFGSVDAQTRDMLHGELLRIWAETGKTVLFVTHDVEEAVKLADRVVVMAADPGRVREVVAVDIDRPRGRTDPEFGEYVDRVRSLIGE
- a CDS encoding DEAD/DEAH box helicase, whose amino-acid sequence is MITLRFEDGTIRVGGLDESDAEIESLPGVAWDDRGLVARAPAHRYAELRAALDEAGIRFEDRVRPEERLSLSHAYDLREYQREAVEAWRANGDRGVVELPTGAGKTVLAIDAIAALGVPTLVVVPTIDLLEQWRRELETEFDVPVGQFGGGEQTRESITVSTYDSAYLRAEDVGGDFGLVVFDEVHHLGGEGYRDAARLLAAPARLGLTATFERPDGAHEAVADLVGPKVYEADVDDLAGEHLADYEVRRIEVALGPDERAAYEEAQGTFVDYLKRSNLSLRSGSDYRKLVMRSGSDPKAREALLAKQRARRIMMNADAKVDTLGRLLDRHREDRVIVFTAHTDLVYRLSERYLLPAITSETGAEERREILERFREGTYSRVVTANVLDEGVDVPDANVAVVLAGSGSEREFTQRLGRILRPKADGRGALLYEVVSEETAEERVADRRR
- a CDS encoding transcriptional initiation protein Tat, which codes for MERRTVLGAAGVSLAALLGGCLGAFPRATGPRNPPDAPADQPRQTPDRPDLVVGTFDFEADDEGSLRVFGTVENRGDVQRTATVTVTARVDGEPFVRETSLAVDPGATAEWSVTFDVSYEEFASGGDLGVDVD